Proteins encoded in a region of the Agromyces protaetiae genome:
- a CDS encoding permease has translation MSQTLAPTRRARARSVGIGIGVAGILALVSIRLFAPAELGDVLSDRVQDFITLSVSVVIESLPFVFLGIGLSIAVQLFLPEDFLIRRLPRNPVLRRIVVSLLGVLLPVCECGNVPLARGLIQRGLTVGESMTFLLAAPILNPVTIITTYQAFGWDDGILIARIAGGFIVANLIGWVYSRHPQPMSLLTPRFQAACAHPGTDASSKPRKAARMFAEETSAMMPALFVGSAIAGLIQVAVSRDFLVTLGQNPVLSVFALMLLAFVISICANVDAFFVLSFGSTFMPGAIVAFLVFGPMIDIKMLALMRTTFTARTLVQLTAIVGLASAAIGLGVNLVA, from the coding sequence ATGTCTCAGACGCTCGCCCCGACTCGCCGCGCCCGCGCGAGGTCCGTCGGCATCGGCATCGGGGTCGCCGGCATCCTCGCGCTCGTCTCGATCCGCCTGTTCGCGCCCGCCGAGCTCGGCGACGTGCTCTCCGACCGCGTGCAGGACTTCATCACGCTGTCCGTGAGCGTGGTCATCGAGAGCCTGCCGTTCGTGTTCCTCGGCATCGGCCTGTCGATCGCCGTGCAGCTGTTCCTGCCCGAGGACTTCCTCATCCGACGGCTCCCCCGCAACCCCGTGCTGCGGCGCATCGTGGTGTCGCTCCTCGGGGTGCTGCTGCCGGTCTGCGAGTGCGGCAACGTGCCGCTCGCGCGCGGGCTCATCCAGCGCGGGCTCACGGTCGGCGAGTCGATGACGTTCCTGCTCGCGGCGCCCATCCTGAACCCGGTCACCATCATCACGACGTACCAGGCGTTCGGCTGGGACGACGGCATCCTCATCGCCCGCATCGCGGGCGGCTTCATCGTCGCGAACCTCATCGGCTGGGTGTACAGCCGCCACCCGCAGCCCATGTCGCTGCTGACGCCCCGGTTCCAGGCGGCCTGCGCCCACCCCGGCACGGATGCCTCGTCGAAGCCTCGCAAGGCGGCGCGCATGTTCGCCGAGGAGACGAGCGCGATGATGCCGGCGCTGTTCGTCGGCTCGGCCATCGCCGGGCTCATCCAGGTCGCCGTGTCGCGCGACTTCCTCGTCACGCTCGGCCAGAACCCCGTGCTCTCGGTGTTCGCGCTGATGCTGCTCGCATTCGTCATCTCGATCTGCGCGAACGTCGACGCGTTCTTCGTGCTGTCGTTCGGGTCGACCTTCATGCCGGGCGCGATCGTCGCGTTCCTCGTGTTCGGTCCGATGATCGACATCAAGATGCTCGCGCTCATGCGCACGACCTTCACGGCGCGCACGCTCGTGCAGTTGACCGCCATCGTCGGGCTCGCGAGCGCCGCCATCGGGTTGGGGGTCAACCTTGTGGCCTAG
- a CDS encoding TIGR03943 family putative permease subunit: protein MWPRLIERWKGVALTLIGVVATVWLTVTGQLGLYIHPRYFGFTAVMAIVGGVLALLALALVPGRDEGDGHEHEHEHEHEHEHDHDHDHDHDHDHDHDHEEATGRGAKRPGGRAVVGAIMGAVIVVGALVALLVFPPATLTASTAMDRDIDRTTADLAGDAPSLAGADPSRFTVKDWALLLRQTEDPSAFAGQEVALTGFVTPAPGDPDDSFYVARFTVTCCAVDAQPIGVAVHLPGWRDTFEVDDWVEATGGFALDPAGGEQLVLVPDAVEPTEQPEQPYVF from the coding sequence TTGTGGCCTAGGCTCATCGAACGCTGGAAGGGCGTCGCGCTGACCCTCATCGGCGTCGTCGCGACCGTGTGGCTCACCGTCACCGGCCAACTCGGGCTGTACATCCACCCGCGGTACTTCGGCTTCACCGCGGTGATGGCGATCGTCGGCGGGGTGCTCGCGCTGCTCGCGCTCGCGCTGGTGCCGGGTCGCGACGAGGGCGACGGGCACGAGCACGAGCACGAGCACGAGCACGAGCACGAGCACGACCACGACCACGACCACGACCACGACCACGACCACGACCACGATCACGAGGAAGCCACTGGTCGAGGCGCGAAGCGACCAGGGGGGCGTGCGGTGGTCGGCGCGATCATGGGTGCCGTGATCGTCGTCGGCGCGCTGGTCGCGCTGCTGGTGTTCCCGCCCGCGACGCTCACCGCATCGACCGCGATGGACCGCGACATCGACCGCACGACCGCCGACCTGGCGGGCGACGCGCCGAGCCTCGCGGGCGCCGATCCGAGCCGGTTCACGGTCAAGGACTGGGCACTGCTGCTGCGGCAGACCGAGGACCCGTCGGCGTTCGCCGGCCAGGAGGTCGCCCTCACGGGCTTCGTGACGCCCGCGCCCGGAGACCCGGACGACTCGTTCTACGTGGCCCGGTTCACGGTCACCTGCTGCGCCGTCGACGCGCAGCCCATCGGTGTCGCGGTGCACCTGCCCGGCTGGCGCGACACGTTCGAGGTCGACGACTGGGTCGAGGCGACCGGCGGCTTCGCGCTCGACCCGGCGGGCGGCGAGCAGCTCGTGCTCGTGCCCGACGCGGTCGAGCCGACCGAGCAGCCGGAGCAGCCGTATGTCTTCTGA
- a CDS encoding FAD-dependent oxidoreductase, protein MSSDSWSTEVLVVGGSLGGVAAALAACEGGARVVLTERHPWLGGQLTSQAVPPDEHPWIETHGSTAAYRRLRRAIRDAYARSYPLTAESLGRSEFNPGNGWVSALCAEPRVAAGVIEELLAPWVASGRLTVLRESWPVAADVDGDLVRGVEFESRRGARMRVEAAYVLEATEIGELLPLAGVEHRTGSESAALTGEPSAQAHADPGNVQAVTHVFALELADGDHTIDRPEDYEHWRTATLPGWPGPLLRWEYPDPRGGRVVHGRFEPEQSDGASDMETALIRPELWSYRRVLDRANYEPGFFTSDVSLVNWPMNDYAEGGLYDSGDDERHARQARALSASFLYWLQTEAPRADGGTGHPGLRLRPDVTGTDDGFAQAPYIRESRRIEAITTVVEQDLSVAVRGDHGAVTYADAVGTGCYRIDLHPTTGGDGYLDVAAHPFQIPLGALLPVRVRNVIGAGKSIGSTHITNGCYRVHPSEWSIGEAAGALAAHCVTAGVEPHQVQAAPDRLATFQQLLDRRGVDRHWRGGERLPV, encoded by the coding sequence ATGTCGTCCGACTCGTGGTCGACCGAGGTGCTCGTCGTGGGCGGCAGCCTCGGCGGCGTCGCCGCGGCGCTCGCCGCGTGCGAAGGCGGCGCGCGAGTCGTGCTCACGGAGCGCCATCCGTGGCTCGGCGGTCAGCTGACCTCGCAGGCGGTGCCGCCCGACGAGCATCCGTGGATCGAGACGCACGGCTCGACCGCAGCGTACCGGCGGCTCCGCCGGGCGATCCGCGACGCGTACGCGCGCTCGTATCCGCTCACGGCCGAGAGCCTCGGTCGTTCCGAGTTCAACCCGGGAAACGGATGGGTCAGCGCGCTCTGCGCTGAGCCGCGCGTCGCGGCCGGGGTCATCGAGGAGCTGCTCGCCCCCTGGGTCGCCTCCGGGCGGCTGACGGTGCTGCGCGAGTCCTGGCCGGTCGCGGCGGACGTCGACGGTGACCTCGTCCGCGGCGTGGAGTTCGAGTCGAGACGCGGGGCACGCATGCGTGTGGAGGCCGCCTACGTCCTTGAGGCCACCGAGATCGGCGAGCTCCTCCCGCTCGCGGGCGTCGAGCACCGCACCGGGAGCGAGTCGGCCGCGCTGACGGGCGAGCCGTCGGCGCAGGCGCATGCCGATCCCGGCAACGTGCAGGCGGTCACGCACGTCTTCGCGCTCGAGCTCGCCGACGGCGATCACACGATCGACCGGCCCGAGGACTACGAGCACTGGCGCACCGCCACCCTGCCGGGGTGGCCGGGACCCCTGCTGAGATGGGAGTACCCCGACCCCCGAGGCGGGCGCGTCGTGCACGGCCGGTTCGAGCCCGAGCAGTCGGACGGCGCGTCCGACATGGAGACCGCGCTCATCCGGCCCGAACTGTGGAGCTACCGCCGCGTGCTCGACCGGGCGAACTACGAGCCGGGCTTCTTCACGAGCGATGTCTCGCTCGTGAACTGGCCGATGAACGACTACGCCGAGGGCGGGCTCTACGACTCAGGCGACGACGAGCGTCACGCGCGGCAGGCGCGCGCCCTCAGCGCCTCGTTCCTGTACTGGTTGCAGACGGAGGCGCCGCGCGCCGACGGGGGAACGGGGCATCCGGGCCTCAGGCTCCGGCCGGACGTGACCGGCACGGACGACGGCTTCGCCCAGGCCCCGTACATCCGTGAGAGCCGTCGCATCGAGGCGATCACCACGGTCGTCGAGCAGGATCTCTCGGTCGCGGTCCGCGGCGACCACGGTGCGGTGACCTACGCCGACGCCGTCGGGACCGGCTGCTACCGGATCGACCTGCACCCGACGACCGGAGGCGACGGCTATCTCGACGTCGCGGCTCATCCGTTCCAGATCCCGCTGGGCGCGCTGCTGCCCGTCCGGGTGCGCAACGTGATCGGCGCGGGCAAGTCCATCGGCAGCACGCACATCACGAACGGCTGCTACCGGGTCCACCCGTCCGAGTGGTCGATCGGAGAGGCGGCGGGCGCGCTCGCCGCGCACTGCGTCACCGCCGGCGTCGAACCGCACCAGGTCCAGGCCGCGCCGGACCGGCTCGCGACGTTCCAGCAGCTGCTCGATCGCCGGGGCGTCGACCGCCACTGGCGCGGCGGCGAGCGCCTGCCGGTGTGA
- a CDS encoding GntR family transcriptional regulator, translated as MTTKIRRIDAELRRRIAGMAAHERLPREVDLAHALDVSRSTLRQALGTLQRSGLIYTVPGSGTFVSDRRVTKGSSLSGFSEDMRARGMEPGSRLLSAAPVVVTGSVATELGVADGELAYSIDRLRLADREPMCVESVLLPATPFPGLLTHDLTGGLYDLLRTEYAVEVATAQQSVSAVTADPEQSALLGVAEGDPLLAVHRIGLDDRGHIVERAVSHYRADRYSFMLIATRDGVS; from the coding sequence GTGACGACCAAGATCCGCCGCATCGATGCCGAACTCCGCCGCCGCATCGCCGGGATGGCTGCGCACGAACGTCTCCCGCGCGAGGTCGACCTCGCGCATGCACTGGACGTGAGCCGGTCCACGCTGCGGCAGGCGCTCGGCACGCTGCAGCGCAGCGGGCTGATCTACACCGTCCCCGGGAGCGGGACGTTCGTCTCCGACCGGCGGGTGACGAAGGGCTCCTCGCTCTCGGGCTTCAGCGAAGACATGCGCGCGCGGGGCATGGAACCCGGGTCCCGGCTGCTCTCGGCCGCGCCGGTCGTGGTGACCGGATCGGTCGCCACCGAACTCGGTGTCGCCGACGGCGAGCTCGCCTACTCGATCGACCGGTTGCGGCTCGCCGACCGTGAGCCGATGTGCGTCGAGTCGGTGCTGCTGCCGGCCACGCCGTTCCCCGGACTCCTCACGCACGACCTGACCGGCGGACTGTACGACCTGCTCCGCACCGAGTACGCCGTCGAGGTGGCGACCGCGCAGCAGTCGGTCTCGGCGGTGACCGCGGACCCCGAGCAGAGCGCCCTGCTCGGCGTCGCGGAGGGCGATCCGCTGCTCGCGGTCCATCGCATCGGACTCGACGATCGCGGTCACATCGTGGAGCGGGCGGTGTCGCACTATCGCGCCGACCGCTACAGCTTCATGCTGATCGCCACGCGCGACGGGGTGAGCTGA
- a CDS encoding N-acetylmannosamine-6-phosphate 2-epimerase, translating to MNIPEQIRGRLVVSCQAAEVSPFHDPDAMRIMTRAVVAAGASALRLESVAHVRAIAGGAVPVIGLVKRRTAGSEVYITPRVEDVVELAGAGASVVAMDGTPRTRPNGVPLADLVAAAHAHGALVMADVDGEVGAEHALEAGADWIGTTLAGYTGRAAPNGPDIALVGRLAAMTANPVIAEGRYSRQQEVAAAFEAGAWSVVVGTAISDPYRLTQQLIRACPTPTEVPS from the coding sequence ATGAACATCCCCGAGCAGATCCGAGGGCGGCTGGTCGTGTCGTGTCAGGCGGCTGAGGTCAGCCCCTTCCACGACCCCGACGCGATGCGGATCATGACGCGCGCCGTCGTCGCCGCGGGCGCCAGCGCACTCCGGCTCGAGAGCGTCGCGCATGTGCGGGCGATCGCCGGGGGAGCGGTCCCGGTGATCGGTCTCGTCAAGCGCCGCACGGCGGGAAGCGAGGTCTACATCACTCCGCGGGTCGAGGATGTGGTCGAGCTGGCCGGGGCGGGTGCCTCAGTGGTGGCGATGGACGGCACGCCCAGAACCCGGCCGAACGGGGTCCCGCTCGCCGACCTGGTGGCCGCCGCGCACGCGCACGGCGCCCTGGTCATGGCCGACGTCGACGGCGAGGTAGGCGCCGAGCATGCGCTCGAAGCGGGGGCCGACTGGATCGGGACCACGCTCGCCGGGTACACCGGACGCGCCGCGCCGAACGGGCCCGACATCGCGCTGGTCGGCCGGCTCGCGGCGATGACGGCCAATCCCGTCATCGCGGAAGGACGCTACAGTCGCCAGCAGGAGGTCGCGGCCGCCTTCGAAGCGGGCGCGTGGTCAGTCGTGGTCGGAACCGCGATCTCCGATCCGTATCGGCTCACGCAGCAGCTCATCCGAGCCTGCCCGACCCCGACCGAGGTACCGTCGTGA
- a CDS encoding N-acetylglucosamine kinase — MSMLHVGVDLGQGGCRARARAIDGETSEATTAGYWSSRLPAVVIADAVHAAVNGRSADALRVGVGMTGLNGGKGDAGAVLARIASLARSVTVVVADDSFTGYLGALGPVTGAVIAAGTGAVALGVDLPNRVARSDGWGAALGDRGSGHWIGLQAIRGALAQWDGGRPGPLLDAVTDRWGDLDGLAARWRAEPPPPDDVAAIVPAVAEAARAGDRLALDIWRGAGTALGSSVADVLERLHLAADAVPVAGTGGVFGQTDLLGEGFRAALTQRCPAAQIVRAHADPLAGALILAEAPTMPDAIETHLSRETNEMSTER, encoded by the coding sequence ATGAGCATGCTGCACGTGGGGGTCGACCTCGGTCAGGGCGGATGCCGCGCTCGCGCACGCGCGATCGACGGCGAGACGAGCGAGGCGACGACCGCCGGCTACTGGTCGAGCCGTCTGCCTGCCGTCGTCATCGCGGATGCCGTGCACGCGGCGGTCAACGGCCGATCGGCCGACGCGCTTCGCGTCGGTGTCGGCATGACCGGGCTCAACGGCGGGAAGGGCGATGCGGGCGCGGTCCTCGCCCGTATCGCGTCGCTCGCCCGCTCGGTGACCGTGGTGGTCGCCGACGACAGCTTCACCGGCTACCTCGGCGCGCTCGGCCCGGTCACGGGCGCGGTGATCGCCGCCGGGACGGGTGCGGTGGCGCTGGGCGTCGACCTGCCCAACCGCGTCGCGCGATCCGACGGCTGGGGTGCCGCGCTCGGCGATCGCGGCTCCGGGCACTGGATCGGCCTGCAGGCGATCCGCGGCGCGCTCGCGCAGTGGGACGGCGGACGCCCGGGCCCGTTGCTCGACGCGGTCACCGACCGGTGGGGTGACCTCGACGGACTCGCGGCCCGATGGCGCGCCGAGCCGCCGCCACCCGACGACGTCGCTGCGATCGTTCCGGCCGTCGCCGAGGCGGCCCGCGCGGGCGACCGGCTCGCACTCGACATCTGGCGTGGCGCCGGCACCGCACTGGGGTCGTCGGTCGCCGACGTGCTCGAGCGACTGCACCTGGCGGCCGACGCCGTCCCGGTCGCGGGCACGGGCGGCGTCTTCGGCCAGACGGACCTCCTCGGCGAGGGCTTCCGCGCGGCCCTGACGCAGCGGTGCCCGGCCGCGCAGATCGTGCGCGCGCACGCCGATCCGCTCGCGGGCGCACTCATCCTCGCCGAGGCGCCGACGATGCCCGATGCGATCGAGACACACCTGAGCCGCGAAACGAACGAAATGAGCACCGAACGATGA
- a CDS encoding ABC transporter ATP-binding protein, which yields MPSAESTPLLRLRDLEVSYGARGIGRARPAVRAVAGVDLTVRHHTTLGLVGESGCGKSTLARTVIGLQRASGGSIEFEGEQIQAASPRRRRELTREIQMVYQDPYTSLNPRKTIGFIVAEGWRAHDGPVPKPERRDRTVELLERVGLPAHMIDRYPHQLSGGQRQRVGIARALTLHPKLVVCDEPVSALDVSVQAQTLNLLRELQADLGLGYLFIAHDLSVVRHVSDDVAVMYLGRIMEVGPAATVYERPLHPYTMSLLSAEPAARPWAEPPRERIVLAGDLPSPADPPSGCRFRTRCFMARDVCATTTPELRVVEGREVACHFAEENIDGRALAASAGGRA from the coding sequence ATGCCATCCGCTGAATCGACCCCGCTGCTCAGGCTTCGCGATCTCGAGGTGTCCTACGGTGCGCGCGGCATCGGGCGCGCCCGTCCGGCCGTGCGAGCGGTCGCCGGCGTCGACCTCACCGTGCGGCACCACACGACGCTCGGCCTCGTGGGCGAGTCCGGCTGCGGCAAATCCACACTCGCGCGGACCGTGATCGGCCTGCAGCGCGCCTCGGGCGGATCGATCGAGTTCGAAGGCGAGCAGATCCAGGCGGCCAGCCCCCGGCGCCGGCGCGAGCTCACCCGCGAGATCCAGATGGTGTACCAAGACCCGTACACGTCGCTGAATCCGCGCAAGACCATCGGGTTCATCGTCGCCGAAGGCTGGCGCGCGCACGACGGTCCGGTGCCGAAGCCCGAACGACGCGACCGCACGGTCGAACTGCTCGAACGCGTCGGACTCCCCGCGCACATGATCGACCGGTACCCGCATCAGCTGTCCGGCGGCCAACGGCAACGGGTCGGCATCGCCCGTGCGCTCACCCTGCACCCGAAGCTCGTGGTCTGCGACGAGCCCGTGAGCGCGCTCGACGTGTCGGTGCAGGCGCAGACGCTCAACCTGCTCCGCGAGCTGCAGGCCGATCTCGGGCTCGGGTACCTGTTCATCGCCCACGACCTCTCCGTCGTGCGGCACGTGAGTGACGACGTGGCCGTCATGTACCTGGGCCGGATCATGGAGGTCGGCCCGGCGGCGACGGTCTACGAGCGTCCGCTGCATCCGTACACGATGTCGCTGCTCTCCGCCGAGCCGGCCGCGCGGCCATGGGCCGAGCCGCCGCGCGAGCGCATCGTGCTCGCCGGCGACCTGCCGTCGCCGGCGGACCCGCCGAGCGGCTGCCGCTTCCGGACGCGGTGCTTCATGGCCCGTGACGTGTGCGCGACGACGACGCCCGAGCTGCGGGTCGTCGAGGGTCGCGAGGTCGCCTGCCACTTCGCGGAGGAGAACATCGACGGTCGCGCACTCGCCGCATCGGCCGGAGGTCGTGCATGA
- a CDS encoding ABC transporter ATP-binding protein, with the protein MERTSATGVDPLLRVERLGVTIDTDLGPQQVISDVSFEVAPGETLAIIGESGSGKSVAVRAVMGLLPPRRGRITAGRVTFDGVELPARPTRASRRLCGTKMGMVFQDSLSALNPVFTVGYQIAELFRVRHGWNRSRAWAAAVEALEHVGIPDAARRARAYPHEFSGGMRQRAVIAMAIALRPRLLIADEPTTALDVTVQAQIMELLERLRQENGMAMILISHDLGVVARYADRVSIMYAGRVVETGPLREVYDGPKHPYTRALMQSIPSEAVPGAPLRTIPGLPPSPNALPSGCAFHPRCPMARERCTVERPALRVLEGGQSSACHFAEEVPAYAIR; encoded by the coding sequence ATGGAACGGACCTCCGCGACGGGCGTCGACCCGTTGCTGCGAGTGGAGCGGCTGGGTGTCACGATCGACACCGACCTCGGGCCGCAGCAGGTGATCAGCGACGTCTCGTTCGAGGTGGCGCCCGGCGAGACGCTCGCGATCATCGGGGAGTCCGGATCGGGGAAGTCGGTCGCGGTGCGGGCGGTCATGGGTTTGCTGCCCCCGCGCCGCGGCCGGATCACCGCCGGTCGCGTCACGTTCGACGGCGTCGAGCTTCCGGCCCGGCCCACGCGGGCGAGCCGGAGACTCTGCGGCACCAAGATGGGCATGGTCTTCCAGGACTCGCTCTCTGCGTTGAACCCCGTGTTCACGGTCGGCTACCAGATCGCCGAACTGTTCCGGGTCCGGCACGGGTGGAACCGATCAAGGGCCTGGGCGGCGGCGGTCGAGGCCCTCGAACACGTCGGCATCCCCGACGCCGCCCGGCGGGCCCGCGCCTACCCGCACGAGTTCTCCGGCGGGATGCGGCAGCGCGCGGTGATCGCGATGGCGATCGCGCTCCGGCCGCGGCTGCTCATCGCCGACGAACCGACCACCGCGCTCGACGTGACCGTGCAGGCGCAGATCATGGAGCTGTTGGAGCGGCTCCGGCAGGAGAACGGCATGGCCATGATCCTGATCAGTCACGACCTCGGCGTGGTCGCCCGATACGCCGACCGGGTCTCGATCATGTACGCCGGGCGGGTGGTCGAGACCGGGCCGCTCCGCGAGGTGTACGACGGGCCGAAGCATCCGTACACCCGGGCGCTCATGCAGAGCATCCCGTCGGAGGCCGTGCCGGGAGCGCCGCTGCGGACCATCCCGGGCCTGCCGCCCTCGCCGAACGCGTTGCCCTCGGGTTGCGCCTTCCATCCGCGCTGCCCGATGGCGCGAGAGCGCTGCACCGTCGAGCGCCCGGCGCTGCGTGTGCTCGAGGGCGGCCAGAGCTCAGCCTGCCACTTCGCCGAGGAGGTGCCCGCATATGCCATCCGCTGA
- a CDS encoding ABC transporter substrate-binding protein encodes MKKHTRMTALGASLLAAALALTGCAFGGDDGGTGGDAGADDAILRVANPTPIASLDPLGANSADLPTLAVTQMVFETLVARVDGEFEPRLATSWENPDPLTWEFTIADDVEFADGTPVTSADAKASLDQLIANEGPLVSTWAAVETVEAPDDTTLRITTSDPLGTVLSNLALLPVVPADKVADADFFAAPYGSGPFVVTSFTPSQQVELERNDNYHGATPDLAGLRYEYIPEVSGRITALQNDEIDATWGLPADQLASVEGNADLTVESYPTYGNYYIWFNSSREPFTDVRVRQALWHAIDLEAIAPALFEGVGEVAEGPIPEAVFGSAAQSPYDYDPEKAKALLAEAGYPDGISTTMMWSAGCCAAGDQFAEAMISDWAKVGITVEPQRLERAVWLDRLLALDWDSTMSTGSTITGDADFTLARLYLSTANRMGYANPELDELLLAARAELDQERRAELYADAGEIIWNDAVGIFPLDLTSNVVLRSDVSGFVPTPNDLPNFAGVTID; translated from the coding sequence GTGAAGAAGCACACACGTATGACGGCGCTGGGAGCATCGTTGCTCGCAGCCGCCCTCGCCCTGACCGGCTGCGCGTTCGGCGGCGACGACGGCGGCACCGGCGGCGACGCCGGCGCAGACGACGCGATCCTCCGGGTCGCCAACCCGACGCCGATCGCGTCGCTCGACCCGCTCGGTGCGAACTCGGCGGATCTGCCGACGCTCGCCGTCACGCAGATGGTGTTCGAGACGCTGGTCGCCCGGGTCGACGGTGAGTTCGAGCCGCGCCTCGCGACCAGCTGGGAGAACCCGGACCCGCTCACGTGGGAGTTCACCATCGCCGACGACGTGGAGTTCGCCGACGGGACGCCGGTCACCTCGGCCGACGCGAAGGCATCGCTCGACCAGCTGATCGCGAACGAAGGCCCGCTCGTGAGCACATGGGCGGCGGTGGAGACCGTCGAGGCGCCCGACGACACGACGCTGCGGATCACGACGAGCGACCCGCTCGGCACGGTGCTGAGCAACCTCGCCCTGCTGCCGGTCGTGCCGGCGGACAAGGTCGCCGACGCCGACTTCTTCGCGGCGCCGTACGGCAGCGGGCCCTTCGTCGTCACCTCGTTCACGCCGAGTCAGCAGGTCGAGCTCGAGCGCAACGACAACTACCACGGCGCGACGCCGGATCTCGCGGGCCTCCGCTACGAGTACATCCCCGAGGTGTCCGGTCGCATCACGGCGCTGCAGAACGATGAGATCGACGCGACATGGGGCCTGCCCGCCGACCAGCTCGCGAGCGTCGAGGGCAACGCCGATCTGACCGTGGAGAGCTACCCGACCTACGGCAACTACTACATCTGGTTCAACAGCTCTCGTGAGCCGTTCACCGACGTCCGCGTGCGCCAGGCGCTCTGGCACGCGATCGACCTGGAGGCGATCGCCCCGGCCCTGTTCGAGGGCGTCGGCGAGGTCGCGGAGGGCCCGATCCCGGAGGCCGTGTTCGGTTCGGCCGCGCAGTCGCCGTACGACTACGACCCCGAGAAGGCGAAGGCGCTGCTGGCCGAGGCGGGATACCCGGACGGGATCAGCACCACCATGATGTGGAGTGCCGGATGCTGCGCCGCGGGCGACCAGTTCGCCGAAGCCATGATCAGCGACTGGGCGAAGGTCGGCATCACGGTCGAGCCGCAGCGCCTCGAGCGCGCGGTCTGGCTGGACCGCCTGCTCGCGCTCGACTGGGACTCGACCATGAGCACGGGGAGCACGATCACGGGCGACGCCGACTTCACCCTCGCCCGGCTGTACCTGTCGACGGCGAACCGCATGGGGTACGCCAACCCCGAGCTCGACGAGCTGCTGCTCGCGGCGCGCGCCGAGCTCGACCAGGAGCGCCGTGCCGAGCTGTACGCGGATGCGGGCGAGATCATCTGGAACGACGCGGTCGGCATCTTCCCGCTGGACCTCACGAGCAACGTGGTGCTCCGGTCGGACGTCAGCGGATTCGTGCCCACCCCGAACGATCTGCCGAACTTCGCCGGCGTGACGATCGACTAG